One genomic region from Anolis sagrei isolate rAnoSag1 chromosome 7, rAnoSag1.mat, whole genome shotgun sequence encodes:
- the ARID5A gene encoding AT-rich interactive domain-containing protein 5A, whose protein sequence is MLPSSEKEEEQTFLVNLYRFMKDRHTPIERVPHLGFKQINLFKIYKVVEKMGAYELVTGRRLWKNVYDMLGGSPGSTSAATCTRRHYERLVLPYVRHLKGEDDKPLPPVKPRKQYKVSKEPKGERGNEKKRAKKEKVLQEKLKTDIVVASAGNSSNCIQQSQEETEGHSVLANGWESSESRPVDGCNCRGSGSSEAYKRLFSSFYFKGNHGIMSPLAKKKLLAQVSKDEALCRHLSDCPQYKKPWVHEVPVSNAETNTKTHKEGPNNGVEDLEGPGTPNGSSQLSKENGGISKVSPTIRTSQRVDDGSSGGHPSPSFRGSFYSSRSDIVKPVSCHPIRGPYFTTLREHSESSYLTSVQKRLDGTEEQPEDLRKRPSLSSWRSDSQQPSAFQPSSSGGQRGSSFTANKTSWVTNLAKVSPQVSKSSGSSLPPSLVQKKRALEEEVLRHGKKLKAVSPFVADVDSPNGQHGSAKAAVPNPCFSAPQAPEMYKGTMLRLPVNFDNAGDRSKGQPPSLVPSLSVSPFLIPAFPTPILTASLQPSDLCHPVASGLIHYPTSYDGTLRHRLYPVSTWHSQPSYATSHIPAYHRNTKL, encoded by the exons TTAATCTCTTTAAGATCTACAAAGTTGTGGAAAAGATGGGAGCTTACGAACTG GTGACTGGGAGGCGTCTGTGGAAGAACGTCTATGACATGTTGGGGGGCAGCCCAGGAAGCACAAGCGCCGCCACTTGCACCCGGAGGCACTATGAGAG GCTGGTCCTCCCTTACGTCCGGCACTTGAAAGGCGAAGACGACAAGCCTTTGCCTCCCGTCAAACCCCGGAAGCAGTACAAAGTCTCAAAGGAACCGAAGGGGGAGCGAGGGAACGAGAAGAAAAGGGCGAAGAAGGAGAAG GTACTCCAAGAGAAGCTGAAAACAGACATTGTTGTGGCTTCGGCTGGCAACTCCTCCAACTGTATTCAGCAAAGTCAAGAAGAAACGGAGGGCCACTCTGTTCTGGCAAATGGCTGGGAGTCATCTGAGAGCCGACCCGTGGATGGCTGCAATTGCCGTGGTTCTGGCTCCTCCGAGGCCTACAAGCGCCTCTTCTCCAGCTTCTACTTCAAAGGGAACCATGGCATCATGTCCCCCTTGGCCAAGAAGAAACTCTTGGCCCAGGTGAGCAAGGACGAGGCCTTGTGCAGACACCTCAGTGACTGCCCGCAGTACAAGAAGCCTTGGGTTCACGAGGTCCCTGTTTCGAACGCGGAAACCAATACCAAGACCCACAAAGAGGGACCAAACAATGGGGTGGAAGACTTGGAGGGGCCTGGGACCCCAAATGGTTCCTCCCAGCTCTCGAAAGAAAACGGAGGCATCTCCAAGGTCTCTCCGACAATCAGGACTAGCCAAAGAGTGGACGATGGGAGCTCTGGGGGCCACCCTTCGCCATCCTTTCGAGGCTCTTTCTACTCATCCCGAAGCGACATTGTGAAACCGGTGAGTTGCCACCCAATCCGTGGACCGTACTTTACAACTTTGAGGGAGCACTCCGAGTCTTCCTATTTGACATCAGTTCAGAAAAGGCTGGACGGCACCGAGGAGCAACCGGAAGATCTCCGCAAACGACCGAGTTTGTCCTCTTGGAGAAgtgactcccagcagccctcgGCTTTCCAACCGAGCAGTTCCGGCGGTCAGCGGGGCTCTTCGTTTACCGCCAATAAGACATCTTGGGTGACCAATTTGGCAAAGGTCAGCCCTCAGGTGTCGAAATCTTCCGGATCATCCCTTCCtccgagtttggtccagaagaAACGAGCCTTGGAAGAAGAGGTCCTCCGGCACGGCAAGAAGCTCAAAGCCGTCTCCCCTTTCGTTGCAGATGTCGACTCCCCGAACGGTCAGCATGGATCAGCCAAGGCCGCCGTTCCGAATCCCTGCTTCTCGGCTCCTCAGGCTCCGGAGATGTACAAAGGGACGATGCTGCGGTTGCCGGTGAACTTTGACAATGCCGGTGACCGCTCAAAGGGACAGCCGCCTTCCCTCGTCCCGTCTCTCTCGGTCAGCCCCTTTCTCATCCCCGCTTTCCCGACTCCCATATTAACTGCCTCGCTCCAGCCCTCGGACCTTTGCCATCCTGTTGCGTCTGGCCTCATCCACTACCCCACCTCATACGACGGCACCCTGCGCCACCGGCTCTATCCAGTTTCAACGTGGCACAGCCAGCCCTCCTATGCCACGTCCCACATCCCTGCTTATCACCGGAACACCAAGCTGTAG